A stretch of Polypterus senegalus isolate Bchr_013 chromosome 3, ASM1683550v1, whole genome shotgun sequence DNA encodes these proteins:
- the hebp2 gene encoding heme-binding protein 2 — protein sequence MLKTIQQALFSTGLQMPIFIPVETQAEDYEVRNYEATKWASTSVSEMDFDSALNKGFMRLFKYIQGNNDKKMKVEMTAPVTCLVQAGEGPFCESSFTTSFYVPEEHQCDPPKPTEADVFIEDRKDMIVFVRTFGGFANAEKYKEELMKLSTSLTRDGHQFEDKMYYTAGYDSPFKMINRRNEVWLIKKH from the exons aTGTTGAAGACTATACAACAAGCTTTATTTTCGACAGGCCTGCAAATGCCAATATTTATTCCAGTTGAAACTCAG gcTGAAGATTATGAAGTTCGAAACTATGAAGCCACAAAGTGGGCCAGCACATCAGTGAGTGAAATGGATTTTGATTCGGCTTTAAACAAAGGATTCATGAGGCTTTTTAAGTACATCCAAGGCAAcaatgacaaaa AGATGAAGGTTGAAATGACTGCACCGGTGACTTGTTTAGTTCAAGCTGGTGAAGGGCCTTTCTGCGAAAGCAGTTTTACCACCTCCTTTTATGTACCTGAGGAACATCAGTGTGACCCTCCCAAGCCAACTGAAGCAGACGTATTCATTGAAGACAGAAAAGATATGATAGTGTTTGTGAG GACATTTGGTGGCTTTGCTAATGCAgagaaatataaagaagaactgaTGAAACTGTCGACTAGTCTAACTCGAGATGGACATCAATTTGAAgacaaaatgtactatacagctGGTTATGACAGTCCTTTCAAAATGATTAACAGACGGAATGAAGTGTGgctaataaaaaaacactaa